The following proteins are encoded in a genomic region of Oncorhynchus gorbuscha isolate QuinsamMale2020 ecotype Even-year linkage group LG11, OgorEven_v1.0, whole genome shotgun sequence:
- the LOC124047922 gene encoding centrin-3-like isoform X2 gives MMSLSLRTELAVDKTKRKKRRELTEEQKLEIKEAFELFDTDKDKEIDYHELKVAMRALGFEVKKVDVLKILKDYNREGNGKITFDDFNEVVTDRMLQRDPKEEILKAFKLFDDDDSGRISMRNLRRVARKLGESITDEELRSMIDEFDTDGDGEINQEEFVSIMTGDS, from the exons ATGATGAGTCTGTCTTTAAG GACTGAGCTGGCAGTGGATAAAACCAAgcggaagaagaggagagagttgacTGAGGAGCAAAAGCTTGAAATCAAAGAGGCGTTTGAGCTGTTTgacacagacaaagacaaagagataGATTACCATGAACTCAAG GTGGCAATGAGAGCTCTGGGTTTTGAGGTGAAGAAAGTGGATGTGCTGAAGATACTAAAAGATTACAACAGAGAAGGCAATGGCAAAATAACTTTTGATGACTTTAATGAAGTCG TGACAGACCGTATGCTACAGCGGGACCCTAAGGAGGAGATCCTGAAGGCCTTTAAGCTGTTTGATGATGACGACTCAGGGAGGATCAGCATGAGGAACCTGAGACGTGTGGCCAGAAAGCTTGGAGAGAGCATCACAGATGAGGAGCTGCGCAGCATGATCGATGAGTTTGATacagacggagacggagaga taaACCAGGAGGAGTTTGTTTCCATAATGACTGGAGACTCCTGA
- the LOC124047922 gene encoding centrin-3-like isoform X1, whose protein sequence is MMSLSLRTELAVDKTKRKKRRELTEEQKLEIKEAFELFDTDKDKEIDYHELKVAMRALGFEVKKVDVLKILKDYNREGNGKITFDDFNEVAMLFVSVTDRMLQRDPKEEILKAFKLFDDDDSGRISMRNLRRVARKLGESITDEELRSMIDEFDTDGDGEINQEEFVSIMTGDS, encoded by the exons ATGATGAGTCTGTCTTTAAG GACTGAGCTGGCAGTGGATAAAACCAAgcggaagaagaggagagagttgacTGAGGAGCAAAAGCTTGAAATCAAAGAGGCGTTTGAGCTGTTTgacacagacaaagacaaagagataGATTACCATGAACTCAAG GTGGCAATGAGAGCTCTGGGTTTTGAGGTGAAGAAAGTGGATGTGCTGAAGATACTAAAAGATTACAACAGAGAAGGCAATGGCAAAATAACTTTTGATGACTTTAATGAAGTCG CCATGTTATTTGTCTCAGTGACAGACCGTATGCTACAGCGGGACCCTAAGGAGGAGATCCTGAAGGCCTTTAAGCTGTTTGATGATGACGACTCAGGGAGGATCAGCATGAGGAACCTGAGACGTGTGGCCAGAAAGCTTGGAGAGAGCATCACAGATGAGGAGCTGCGCAGCATGATCGATGAGTTTGATacagacggagacggagaga taaACCAGGAGGAGTTTGTTTCCATAATGACTGGAGACTCCTGA